Proteins from a genomic interval of Rattus norvegicus strain BN/NHsdMcwi chromosome 2, GRCr8, whole genome shotgun sequence:
- the Dpm3 gene encoding dolichol-phosphate mannosyltransferase subunit 3 precursor yields the protein MTKLTQWLWGLALLGSAWAALTMGALGLELPLPCREVLWPLPAYLLVSAGCYALGTVGYRVATFHDCEDAARELQSQILEARADLARKGLRF from the coding sequence ATGACGAAGTTAACACAGTGGCTTTGGGGACTGGCTCTCCTGGGCTCTGCATGGGCTGCCCTGACCATGGGAGCTCTGGGTCTGGAGCTACCTTTACCCTGCCGGGAGGTCCTGTGGCCACTGCCTGCCTATCTGCTGGTGTCCGCTGGCTGCTATGCCCTGGGCACTGTGGGCTATCGCGTAGCTACATTTCACGACTGCGAGGACGCCGCCCGAGAGCTGCAGAGCCAGATCCTGGAGGCCCGAGCTGATTTAGCCCGCAAGGGCCTGCGCTTCTGA